One genomic region from Dethiosulfovibrio salsuginis encodes:
- the pheA gene encoding prephenate dehydratase, whose amino-acid sequence MNKELEDLRGKIDEIDRSLAELIGRRAKVAVEIGRAKGTAPVYDPTREREVIRRFKEANGDLDQEALAGIHREIISLCRSMQCRPVVACMGPEGSYSQQAMEKALGSSVDGLFVSGPREVFRAVETGKATMGIVPVENTVEGVVYGTLDGFAQTSPKMAILQEVALPIRHVLAASCDIGEIEKVVSHPQALAQSRLWLEEHLPGAAKNPVVTTSHGAYMAKERGTAAVCSAKAAEINGLRVLAQDIQDQPHNTTRFWVVGEKMSKRTGGDKSSILFSVPHRPGSLLDALDPLRSCGVNLTAIQSRPMPGNPFEYLFFLDMEGDIESLSQAMEDMGKKCLRIRVLGSYPSDLTVPFGG is encoded by the coding sequence TTGAACAAAGAACTGGAAGATTTGAGGGGTAAAATCGACGAGATAGACCGCTCTCTGGCGGAGCTTATAGGCCGCAGAGCAAAAGTAGCTGTGGAGATAGGCAGGGCCAAGGGGACAGCTCCGGTGTACGACCCGACCAGGGAGAGAGAGGTCATACGCAGGTTCAAAGAGGCCAACGGCGACCTGGATCAGGAGGCCCTGGCTGGGATACACAGAGAGATCATCTCCCTGTGCAGGTCGATGCAGTGCCGACCCGTCGTGGCCTGCATGGGACCGGAGGGGTCCTACTCCCAGCAAGCCATGGAGAAAGCCCTTGGGTCATCTGTGGATGGGCTCTTCGTTTCTGGCCCCAGAGAGGTCTTTCGGGCGGTGGAGACGGGCAAGGCAACTATGGGGATAGTTCCGGTGGAGAACACCGTCGAAGGGGTGGTCTACGGGACCCTGGACGGCTTCGCCCAGACCTCTCCGAAGATGGCCATACTCCAGGAGGTAGCCCTTCCCATAAGGCACGTCCTGGCGGCGAGCTGCGACATAGGTGAGATAGAGAAGGTGGTATCCCACCCTCAGGCCCTGGCCCAGTCCAGACTGTGGCTGGAGGAGCATCTTCCCGGTGCCGCTAAAAACCCGGTGGTCACCACCAGCCACGGGGCCTACATGGCGAAAGAGCGGGGGACAGCGGCGGTGTGCAGTGCGAAGGCGGCGGAAATAAACGGCCTTCGGGTTCTGGCACAGGATATCCAGGACCAGCCCCACAACACCACCAGGTTCTGGGTCGTGGGGGAAAAAATGTCCAAGAGGACCGGAGGGGACAAGTCATCCATCCTATTTTCCGTTCCCCACAGGCCCGGGTCCCTATTGGACGCCCTGGACCCTCTCAGAAGCTGTGGCGTAAACCTGACGGCCATCCAGTCTCGTCCCATGCCCGGAAATCCCTTCGAGTACCTTTTCTTCCTGGACATGGAGGGGGACATCGAATCCCTGTCCCAGGCCATGGAGGATATGGGGAAAAAGTGCCTGAGGATCAGGGTTTTAGGCTCATATCCCTCGGACCTGACTGTCCCTTTCGGAGGTTAG
- a CDS encoding NADase-type glycan-binding domain-containing protein gives MKTRITALAISLILAAGPSWGKCSEAIYTELVDGYRFCVSSVLSPQGKFTYGPENLLNPTGQTTWCEGVPGDGIGEYILMEWGNPYALKSMVVENGYVKSEKAFLDNNRVKRARIETSCGVVMEVQLKDQRGTQRISFPYVVKPTWIKFTILDVYRGRKYKDTCVSSIWPDFEETRWGSH, from the coding sequence ATGAAAACGAGAATCACAGCTCTGGCGATATCCCTGATCCTAGCGGCAGGTCCATCGTGGGGAAAGTGCAGTGAGGCCATATACACCGAGCTCGTGGATGGATACAGGTTCTGCGTCTCCTCCGTTCTGTCTCCCCAGGGGAAATTCACCTACGGCCCGGAAAATCTGCTCAACCCCACAGGACAGACCACGTGGTGCGAGGGAGTCCCGGGAGACGGCATAGGAGAGTATATCCTCATGGAGTGGGGCAATCCCTACGCCCTCAAATCCATGGTTGTAGAGAACGGCTACGTCAAAAGCGAGAAGGCCTTTCTTGATAACAACAGGGTGAAAAGGGCGAGAATAGAGACCTCCTGCGGGGTGGTTATGGAGGTCCAGTTGAAGGACCAGAGGGGAACTCAGCGAATATCCTTTCCCTACGTGGTGAAACCTACGTGGATAAAGTTCACAATTCTGGACGTGTACAGAGGTCGAAAATATAAAGACACCTGCGTATCGTCCATCTGGCCCGATTTCGAGGAGACCAGATGGGGAAGTCACTAG
- a CDS encoding methyl-accepting chemotaxis protein → MASSVRVMTLSLIVSLAGALLIAVLVWLIVRQVVRPIKRVVHLASMARDGDLTITREDFNVRSQDEIGIMADAFSAMIANQREAVRAIASAAEKLGTTAEEFAALAEESNAGVEESRAGVNDISFQVESLATASEEINASVEEVASGAQSSSRKNVEMASDADRAKAAGESGAEAAEKVARSIKAVAEGSEIAAGEVKGLSDRAREIQSFVQEIGTIADQTNLLALNAAIEAARAGEAGRGFAVVADEVRKLAESSNVSARKIADLAGEITDDLDRIALSSESNATRSRQSSDLADETIETIRAMMEEISDITMAIHDLAAVSEEQSASSEEIASAVQNIASQVAAAAGSVDVIRTQMTEVSTSAERVALGAEDLSILSGTLRLQIGAFKVERIDNQSLEVKR, encoded by the coding sequence ATGGCCTCGTCGGTACGGGTAATGACCCTGTCCCTCATCGTGTCTCTAGCGGGGGCTCTCTTAATAGCGGTCCTTGTGTGGCTCATAGTGAGACAGGTAGTCAGGCCTATAAAAAGGGTGGTCCATCTGGCCTCTATGGCCAGAGACGGAGACCTGACCATAACGAGAGAGGACTTTAACGTCCGCTCCCAAGACGAAATAGGGATCATGGCCGACGCCTTTTCCGCCATGATCGCCAACCAGAGGGAAGCGGTCAGGGCCATAGCCTCAGCGGCGGAAAAACTCGGCACGACCGCCGAAGAGTTCGCCGCCCTGGCGGAGGAGTCCAACGCCGGAGTCGAGGAGTCTCGGGCTGGTGTCAACGACATATCCTTCCAGGTAGAGAGCCTGGCGACCGCCAGCGAGGAGATCAACGCCAGCGTTGAGGAGGTCGCAAGCGGGGCCCAATCTTCCTCCAGGAAAAACGTCGAGATGGCCTCCGATGCGGACAGGGCAAAGGCAGCAGGGGAGAGCGGCGCCGAGGCGGCGGAAAAGGTGGCTAGAAGCATAAAGGCTGTGGCAGAAGGATCGGAGATCGCCGCAGGTGAGGTCAAAGGACTCAGCGACAGGGCCAGAGAGATTCAGAGCTTCGTCCAGGAGATAGGGACCATCGCCGACCAGACCAACCTGCTGGCTCTAAACGCAGCCATTGAGGCGGCAAGGGCGGGAGAGGCTGGCCGAGGGTTCGCCGTCGTCGCCGACGAGGTGAGAAAGCTGGCGGAGAGCAGCAACGTATCGGCCCGTAAGATAGCCGACCTGGCTGGGGAGATAACCGACGACCTGGACAGGATTGCCCTGTCCTCGGAGAGTAACGCCACCAGATCCAGACAGTCCAGCGACCTGGCCGACGAGACCATCGAGACCATCAGGGCCATGATGGAGGAGATATCGGACATAACCATGGCCATCCACGATCTGGCTGCGGTATCGGAGGAACAGTCGGCGTCCAGCGAGGAGATAGCCTCGGCGGTCCAGAACATAGCCTCCCAAGTGGCGGCTGCGGCTGGATCGGTGGACGTAATTCGGACTCAGATGACCGAGGTCAGCACCTCCGCAGAGAGGGTCGCTCTAGGGGCGGAGGACCTGTCGATCCTTTCGGGGACACTGAGGCTACAGATAGGGGCGTTCAAGGTAGAAAGAATCGACAATCAAAGCCTGGAGGTGAAGAGATGA
- a CDS encoding PDC sensor domain-containing protein, with the protein MRCKAGLQCKITALILASVLLVLAVVVGISTYMNRKESLEQAHKLALSMSREYANQIRVELEMAMEATRGMANIINGMRESGRLDRDEVNRIMAQTLRGNPNFNGIWGCWEPNSFDGRDS; encoded by the coding sequence GTGAGATGCAAAGCAGGTCTACAGTGCAAGATAACGGCGCTGATTTTAGCGTCGGTGTTGCTGGTTCTGGCGGTGGTGGTGGGGATCTCGACGTACATGAACCGCAAAGAGAGTCTGGAGCAGGCTCACAAACTGGCTCTCTCCATGTCCAGGGAATACGCCAACCAGATCAGGGTTGAACTGGAGATGGCCATGGAGGCCACCAGAGGAATGGCCAACATAATCAACGGAATGAGGGAATCGGGGAGACTGGACAGAGACGAGGTAAACCGCATCATGGCTCAGACCCTCCGGGGAAACCCCAACTTCAACGGGATTTGGGGCTGCTGGGAGCCCAACTCATTCGACGGCAGAGACAGCTAA
- a CDS encoding GAF domain-containing protein: MSKEILRIKAETPTQLYNYVNAKLIGLICEEPDPLANLANAAALLYLLLDDLNWAGFYLMRESENALVLGPFQGKPACTRIPLDKGVCGAAARTGEIQIVPDVHLFPGHIACDGASASEIVIPLIREGRVLGVLDLDSPTKGRFSAEDGQGLSSFVETLHRYVAWDELFAGR; the protein is encoded by the coding sequence ATGTCCAAGGAAATTCTCAGGATAAAGGCGGAAACGCCGACCCAGCTTTACAACTACGTAAACGCCAAACTTATCGGTTTGATCTGCGAAGAGCCGGACCCTCTGGCAAACCTAGCCAACGCCGCGGCTCTGCTCTATTTGCTTCTGGACGACCTGAACTGGGCGGGTTTCTACCTGATGAGGGAGAGTGAAAATGCCCTGGTGTTGGGGCCATTTCAGGGGAAACCGGCCTGTACCCGCATCCCCCTGGACAAAGGCGTCTGCGGCGCCGCAGCCCGAACGGGGGAAATTCAGATCGTGCCGGACGTGCACCTTTTCCCGGGGCACATCGCCTGCGACGGGGCCTCTGCCTCGGAGATCGTTATCCCTCTGATACGAGAGGGCCGAGTCCTTGGGGTTCTGGATCTGGATAGCCCTACCAAAGGGCGTTTTTCTGCGGAGGATGGGCAAGGACTTTCAAGTTTCGTCGAGACTCTCCATAGGTATGTTGCCTGGGATGAGCTCTTCGCTGGACGGTAG
- a CDS encoding DJ-1 family glyoxalase III: MIEVAVFLIDGFEETEALTTVDILRRGDVGVTMTSLNGGTTVKGKHGVSVLADALFDDVVDRPFDMLVVPGGTVAYTEHQGLLDLVVRYDSEGKKLAAICAAPAVFGKAGILEGRKAVCYPGMESWLTGATIGSETVETDCHITTAKGPAITPFFALRLLEILRGKEVAEQVSRAFLIPMVR; the protein is encoded by the coding sequence ATGATCGAGGTTGCGGTTTTTCTTATAGACGGTTTCGAGGAAACAGAGGCCCTCACGACGGTGGACATACTTCGTAGGGGGGATGTTGGCGTGACCATGACGTCACTCAACGGAGGGACGACGGTGAAGGGCAAGCACGGTGTGTCTGTACTGGCGGACGCCCTTTTCGACGACGTGGTTGACCGTCCTTTCGACATGCTGGTGGTTCCCGGCGGGACTGTGGCCTACACCGAGCACCAGGGCCTTTTAGACCTCGTGGTCCGTTACGACTCGGAGGGCAAAAAGTTGGCCGCTATCTGCGCCGCCCCTGCGGTCTTCGGCAAGGCCGGAATCCTGGAGGGACGGAAAGCGGTCTGCTATCCCGGCATGGAATCGTGGCTGACCGGGGCGACCATAGGGTCGGAGACGGTGGAGACCGACTGCCACATCACCACCGCCAAGGGCCCCGCCATTACCCCTTTCTTCGCCCTGAGGCTCCTGGAGATTCTGAGGGGAAAGGAAGTTGCGGAGCAGGTCTCAAGGGCATTTTTGATCCCCATGGTCCGGTGA
- a CDS encoding Fic family protein — protein sequence MILIGVWVKTTKLPAMRAFLEEIPKMMNFIKLDALKQKLDSYRPLLPEIVSNLHDDLVLRWTYHSNAIEGNTLTLKETKVALEGITVGGKTIREHFEVINHREAIFFVEDLVRKREPLSERQIKSIHQLILKNIDDKNAGVYRKTNVIISGADHVPPDALCVESEMEGFIQWYRTEGLALHPVERAARVHGEFVKIHPFVDGNGRTSRLIMNLELMKSGFPPIVLPVERRLEYYEALDLAHTKGNYEPFWGLISELAEAGFEPYWFVLRVAP from the coding sequence TTGATTTTGATAGGAGTTTGGGTTAAAACTACTAAGTTACCAGCTATGAGGGCGTTTTTAGAGGAGATACCAAAGATGATGAATTTTATTAAACTCGACGCCCTCAAGCAAAAACTTGATTCCTATCGTCCACTGTTGCCGGAAATAGTCTCTAATTTACACGACGATCTAGTCCTTCGGTGGACTTACCATTCCAACGCCATCGAGGGTAACACCCTCACGCTGAAGGAGACCAAAGTGGCTTTGGAGGGGATAACGGTCGGGGGAAAAACCATTCGGGAACACTTTGAAGTGATCAACCACAGAGAGGCGATCTTTTTTGTGGAGGATCTGGTAAGAAAACGGGAACCGTTGTCGGAACGGCAAATAAAGTCGATTCATCAACTGATCCTGAAAAATATCGACGATAAAAATGCCGGCGTCTACAGAAAGACGAACGTCATAATATCCGGTGCCGACCATGTACCCCCTGATGCCCTTTGTGTGGAAAGCGAGATGGAGGGCTTTATCCAGTGGTATCGGACCGAGGGTCTCGCTCTTCACCCAGTGGAGCGGGCCGCCCGTGTACACGGTGAGTTCGTCAAAATCCATCCTTTCGTGGATGGCAACGGTAGAACGTCAAGGCTGATTATGAATCTAGAGCTAATGAAAAGCGGATTCCCTCCAATCGTTTTACCTGTGGAGAGGCGACTGGAATATTACGAGGCTTTGGACTTGGCTCACACCAAGGGCAATTACGAGCCTTTTTGGGGGTTAATCTCAGAGCTTGCGGAAGCAGGGTTTGAGCCCTACTGGTTTGTGTTGAGAGTAGCCCCATGA
- a CDS encoding type II toxin-antitoxin system HicB family antitoxin, giving the protein MKESYTYPAIFEFYDDGGIGVFFPDLPGCVSCGDDEEDAIEMAKEALGGHLFCMIEDGDPIPAASKIRDINLEKDQTSVLITTWMPIIREKVMQSSVKKTLTIPFWLDKIAKEKGVNYSHILQAGLKRHLGIDEKTP; this is encoded by the coding sequence ATGAAAGAAAGCTATACCTATCCCGCTATCTTCGAGTTCTACGACGACGGAGGAATCGGGGTGTTTTTCCCCGATCTCCCTGGATGCGTCTCCTGTGGCGACGACGAGGAAGATGCCATAGAAATGGCGAAAGAGGCCCTCGGAGGGCACCTCTTCTGTATGATCGAGGACGGCGACCCCATACCGGCGGCATCCAAAATAAGGGACATTAATCTGGAGAAAGATCAAACGTCGGTTTTAATAACCACCTGGATGCCTATTATCAGGGAAAAGGTCATGCAGAGCTCGGTTAAGAAGACCCTCACCATACCCTTTTGGCTCGACAAGATCGCAAAAGAAAAGGGCGTTAACTATTCCCACATACTCCAGGCTGGGTTAAAAAGACATCTAGGCATAGACGAAAAGACACCCTAA
- a CDS encoding type II toxin-antitoxin system HicA family toxin, translated as MDPKKGKMTVPHPNKDLKKGTLKSIEKQSGLKF; from the coding sequence GTGGACCCTAAAAAAGGCAAAATGACCGTGCCGCATCCCAATAAAGACCTAAAAAAGGGCACTCTTAAAAGCATAGAAAAACAATCTGGCTTAAAATTTTAA
- the aroF gene encoding 3-deoxy-7-phosphoheptulonate synthase, with the protein MIVVQLKDHCSSLDIARVCDHQERRGGQVRVVSGPQGPCVVSDGTGVDKSLGQLPSVKSVSSTKSSYPMASLEVFGPQKPLDLGRGMSIGGGKMAVMAGPCSVESREQLLETAKGVASSGASVLRGGAFKPRSNPYSFQGMGVQGIDLLKEAREETGLPIVTEVMSPEDVEWLAPQVDILQVGTRSMQNFPLLKALGKVRTPVLLKRGMSATVDEWLQAAEYILAGGNSRVILCERGIRSFDKSTRNTLDLSVIPLVKSMSHLPVIVDPSHATGRRDLVAPMCMAALAAGADGLIVEVHSRPEEALCDGPQSLDLPAFDHLMGRISRLMEALEPEATPWSLKVAM; encoded by the coding sequence GTGATAGTAGTCCAGTTGAAAGACCATTGTTCGAGCCTCGATATAGCCAGGGTGTGCGATCATCAGGAGAGAAGGGGCGGTCAGGTCAGGGTGGTTTCCGGTCCTCAGGGGCCCTGCGTGGTGTCCGATGGCACTGGTGTCGATAAGTCACTGGGCCAGCTTCCTTCGGTCAAGTCGGTCTCCTCCACCAAGAGCTCCTACCCTATGGCGAGCCTGGAGGTCTTCGGGCCCCAGAAGCCCCTGGATCTGGGTCGGGGAATGAGCATCGGCGGCGGCAAGATGGCTGTCATGGCAGGGCCCTGCTCGGTGGAGAGCCGGGAGCAGCTTCTTGAGACCGCCAAGGGCGTGGCGTCCTCCGGCGCATCGGTCCTGAGAGGAGGGGCCTTCAAACCTCGATCCAACCCCTACTCCTTCCAGGGCATGGGGGTCCAGGGAATAGACCTGCTCAAAGAGGCCAGGGAGGAGACCGGATTGCCTATCGTCACCGAGGTGATGTCCCCCGAGGACGTAGAGTGGCTGGCCCCTCAGGTTGACATACTCCAGGTTGGGACCAGGAGCATGCAGAACTTCCCCCTTCTCAAGGCCCTTGGAAAGGTTCGCACACCGGTGTTGCTCAAGCGGGGGATGTCCGCCACGGTGGACGAGTGGCTCCAGGCGGCGGAGTACATTCTGGCGGGAGGTAACTCCCGGGTCATTCTGTGCGAGAGGGGGATCAGGAGTTTCGACAAGAGCACCAGAAACACCTTGGACCTCAGCGTTATACCTCTGGTGAAGTCTATGAGCCACCTTCCGGTGATAGTCGACCCCAGCCACGCAACAGGCAGGAGGGATCTCGTGGCCCCTATGTGTATGGCAGCGCTGGCGGCTGGGGCGGACGGCCTTATCGTCGAGGTCCACTCAAGGCCCGAGGAGGCCCTCTGCGACGGTCCTCAGTCACTGGACCTTCCGGCCTTCGATCATCTCATGGGACGGATCTCCCGACTTATGGAGGCCCTTGAGCCGGAGGCCACGCCGTGGAGCTTGAAGGTAGCCATGTAG
- a CDS encoding prephenate dehydrogenase — protein MELEGSHVGILGLGLMGGSVASGLSRWGKLRSLSAWDEDGQSLKSALSMGIISRAAESLEDLIRLSEVLILAVPMDLMVPLSRLGAPHGSGLKAVFDISSVRGDIHQGLGEIWGEPHMGFHPMAGSERSGLDNSSWEMLRGATVALIPGEGTGQEVIATAHRLAQALDLRPMEMTWEDHDRAVAWVSHLPMVLATALSLGAGEATEAVDQIPYLAAGGFRDTSRVACCSPWLLPPLLEHNGELGPAIDRAIEILKEIKDWDRSTAVQRTSQGASWRNYIVDGPGRSR, from the coding sequence GTGGAGCTTGAAGGTAGCCATGTAGGGATACTGGGGCTGGGGCTCATGGGAGGCTCCGTCGCGTCGGGGCTCTCCCGCTGGGGAAAGCTTAGGTCCCTCTCCGCCTGGGACGAGGACGGCCAGTCCCTGAAGTCAGCCCTCTCCATGGGTATCATCTCAAGGGCCGCTGAATCCCTTGAGGACCTGATTCGCCTCTCGGAGGTGCTCATCCTGGCGGTTCCCATGGACCTCATGGTCCCCCTGTCTCGGCTGGGAGCTCCTCACGGTTCAGGTCTTAAGGCGGTTTTCGACATCTCCAGCGTAAGAGGGGATATCCATCAGGGCCTAGGGGAGATCTGGGGAGAGCCCCACATGGGATTTCACCCCATGGCTGGCTCGGAGAGGTCGGGCCTGGATAACTCCTCCTGGGAGATGTTAAGAGGGGCCACGGTGGCCCTGATCCCGGGAGAGGGCACAGGGCAGGAGGTTATCGCCACAGCCCACCGGTTGGCCCAGGCGCTGGACCTACGCCCTATGGAGATGACCTGGGAGGACCACGACAGGGCGGTCGCCTGGGTGAGCCACCTGCCGATGGTCCTCGCCACCGCCCTGTCCCTCGGCGCAGGTGAGGCGACGGAGGCTGTGGATCAAATACCCTATCTGGCCGCAGGGGGATTTCGGGACACCTCAAGGGTCGCTTGCTGTTCTCCCTGGCTTCTTCCACCGCTGTTGGAGCATAACGGCGAGCTTGGTCCAGCCATAGACAGGGCGATAGAGATACTTAAGGAGATAAAGGATTGGGACCGCTCGACGGCGGTTCAAAGGACCTCTCAGGGCGCTTCCTGGAGGAATTACATAGTTGACGGACCAGGGAGGTCACGGTGA
- the aroA gene encoding 3-phosphoshikimate 1-carboxyvinyltransferase, which produces MGAVNSVKVVPGSVRGTVEVPGDKSISHRVGMIGALSKDGIEVTNFSPGADCSSTLECVKALGCDVVRSGDSVKVSRGKGLSDPSAPLDAGNSGTTARLMCGLLAGVPGTFSVMSGDESLQGRPMSRVVDPLRILGAKIDGRDGGKRLPLAIRGTRLTGGQYVLPVASAQVKSALLLAGLSAQGSVTVVEPLPTRDHTEIMLEHLGVPVRKDGGSITVYPFDDLPGGSWRVPGDFSSAAFWAVAAAISPGSEVSLIGVGLNPTRSGLLEVLKSMGLDCSVMSPRTQGGEMVADLVVRTSVLSSVTVGESQVPSMVDELPVLAVTATQASGTTEIRGASELRVKECDRIAAVAEGLRAMGAQIVEHDDGWTIPGGQALHSAVVDSHGDHRIAMAMAVAALVADGPVEIKGSDCVAISYPDFFSHLNSLSEGR; this is translated from the coding sequence ATGGGTGCTGTAAATTCGGTAAAGGTGGTTCCAGGCTCGGTTAGAGGGACGGTGGAGGTCCCAGGGGATAAGTCCATCTCTCACAGAGTGGGCATGATAGGGGCCCTGTCCAAGGACGGTATAGAGGTCACGAACTTCTCACCTGGGGCGGACTGCTCCAGCACCTTGGAGTGCGTTAAAGCCCTAGGGTGCGACGTGGTCAGGTCCGGCGACAGCGTGAAGGTCTCCAGAGGTAAGGGCCTGTCGGACCCATCGGCACCTTTAGACGCCGGAAATTCCGGCACCACCGCCAGGCTAATGTGTGGCCTTCTGGCTGGAGTCCCAGGGACCTTCTCGGTTATGTCGGGAGACGAGAGCCTTCAGGGTCGTCCTATGAGTCGGGTCGTGGACCCTCTGAGGATACTGGGGGCGAAGATAGACGGCAGGGACGGAGGAAAGAGGCTGCCTCTGGCCATAAGGGGGACCAGGCTGACCGGTGGGCAGTACGTTCTACCGGTTGCCAGCGCCCAGGTCAAGAGCGCCCTGCTTCTGGCTGGATTGTCGGCCCAGGGGAGCGTAACTGTGGTGGAGCCCCTTCCCACCAGGGACCACACGGAGATAATGCTGGAGCACCTGGGCGTCCCGGTCCGAAAGGACGGGGGCTCGATCACCGTCTACCCCTTCGACGACCTGCCAGGGGGATCCTGGAGGGTTCCGGGAGACTTCTCCTCCGCCGCCTTCTGGGCCGTGGCTGCGGCCATCTCCCCGGGATCGGAGGTCTCCCTTATAGGTGTGGGGCTGAACCCTACAAGGTCGGGGCTTCTCGAGGTGCTTAAATCCATGGGCTTGGACTGCTCGGTCATGTCGCCCAGGACCCAGGGCGGGGAGATGGTGGCGGACCTTGTGGTCAGGACCTCCGTCCTCAGCTCTGTGACGGTGGGAGAATCCCAGGTTCCCTCTATGGTGGACGAGCTTCCGGTTTTGGCCGTCACCGCCACCCAGGCGTCCGGTACCACCGAGATAAGGGGGGCCTCGGAGCTTCGAGTCAAAGAGTGCGATCGAATCGCCGCTGTGGCCGAGGGTCTCAGGGCCATGGGAGCCCAGATCGTCGAGCACGACGATGGCTGGACCATCCCTGGAGGCCAGGCCCTTCACTCGGCGGTGGTGGACAGCCACGGGGATCACCGTATAGCCATGGCTATGGCGGTCGCGGCGCTGGTGGCCGACGGTCCGGTGGAGATAAAGGGATCGGACTGCGTCGCCATATCCTACCCCGACTTCTTCAGCCATCTTAACTCCCTCTCGGAAGGGAGGTAG
- the aroC gene encoding chorismate synthase, with translation MALRFLSAGESHGRGYTVIVEGLPAGLPVSLELLSSELARRRRGWGRGPRMALERDVIEVWSGLRDGLTTGAPLSICLDNTEWRSWRGAMDPHQVDQQAQDKVVSCPRPGHADLPGRLKYGHLDMRNVLERSSARATAGWTLAGTVARALLIGLGIQVRGAVTSIGGVHLADPSSDEEWARAVRSNMGCPREADESPLINRIDSAKEEGYSLGGTFVVSIKDMPTGVGSYVEWDRRLDGRLAGALMSIPAIKGVSLGDGFDLADRPGIEAHDEIHLEGEALIRRTNRAGGIEGGMTNGQEVMLRAAMKPIPTMKDSLPSVDLSTMEAHRAHVERCDVCAVPAACVVGEAMAAWVAASAIVEQFGGDRFEDLSRRVQDHRSRISNG, from the coding sequence ATGGCCCTTCGTTTTTTGAGCGCAGGGGAGTCCCACGGAAGGGGCTACACCGTCATAGTCGAGGGACTTCCCGCTGGCCTTCCGGTTTCCCTGGAGCTTCTGTCCTCCGAGCTCGCCAGGAGGCGGAGGGGCTGGGGCAGAGGCCCCAGAATGGCCCTGGAGAGGGACGTCATAGAGGTGTGGAGCGGCCTTAGAGACGGCCTCACCACCGGAGCCCCTCTATCCATCTGTCTGGATAACACCGAGTGGCGGTCCTGGAGGGGCGCCATGGACCCCCATCAGGTGGATCAGCAGGCTCAGGATAAGGTGGTGTCCTGCCCCAGGCCCGGCCACGCCGACCTGCCCGGGCGGCTCAAGTACGGGCACCTCGACATGAGGAACGTCCTGGAGAGGTCCAGCGCCAGAGCCACCGCAGGATGGACCCTGGCGGGAACTGTGGCGAGGGCCCTCCTGATCGGCCTCGGTATTCAGGTTCGAGGGGCTGTCACCTCCATCGGGGGAGTTCATCTGGCGGACCCCAGCTCTGATGAGGAATGGGCCAGGGCGGTCCGGTCCAATATGGGCTGTCCAAGGGAGGCCGACGAATCCCCCCTTATAAATAGGATAGATTCGGCTAAGGAGGAGGGCTACAGCTTGGGCGGGACCTTCGTGGTGTCCATAAAGGACATGCCAACAGGGGTCGGATCCTACGTTGAGTGGGACAGGAGGCTGGACGGCCGACTCGCCGGGGCTCTTATGTCCATTCCGGCAATAAAGGGGGTCTCCCTTGGGGACGGCTTCGACCTGGCGGACAGGCCGGGCATAGAGGCCCACGACGAAATCCACCTGGAGGGAGAAGCCCTGATCCGTCGGACCAACAGGGCCGGAGGTATCGAGGGAGGCATGACCAACGGCCAGGAGGTCATGCTCAGGGCCGCCATGAAGCCCATACCCACCATGAAAGATTCCCTCCCCTCGGTGGACCTGTCCACCATGGAGGCCCATAGGGCCCACGTCGAGAGGTGCGACGTCTGCGCCGTCCCGGCGGCCTGCGTGGTGGGAGAGGCCATGGCGGCCTGGGTCGCCGCCTCGGCCATAGTTGAACAGTTCGGAGGTGACAGGTTTGAAGACCTTAGCAGAAGGGTCCAGGATCACAGGAGCAGGATCTCCAATGGCTAG